In the genome of Raphanus sativus cultivar WK10039 chromosome 4, ASM80110v3, whole genome shotgun sequence, one region contains:
- the LOC108850740 gene encoding protein CLP1 homolog 5-like yields MSYSDATAAATTEFGPQVRRVTLEKQSEIRIQVPQISPLKIRVLYGNVEIFGSELPQNIWLTFPPLQRFAVFTWYGATLEIDGVTKTDTISDETPMISYLNVHNSLQIQRHRVTSSTRDYVSSQGPRVIIVGEDSGKSTLAKMLLSWAAKDGCKPTFVDLNVGQSSITITGTIAATTVEMPVDPVEGLPLHKALVHYFGHSTVMNNIKLYKYLVEELARELEEEFALNGESRRSGMVIDTMGWTNGLGYELLLHAIRTFNASVVIVLGQETKLTNDLNKAFRFKKNVQILNLERSSGVFPRNSDLRKTLRNNSIQKYFNGARNNLTAYTKTAKFSDMQVYRIGALIGKSSSTKHKENYGNPLKITPVLIDKDLVNTVLAISYAKHPEHIISSIVAGFVYITDVDLGEEELTYLSPSVAELPSKIFIMGTLTWHQT; encoded by the exons ATGTCATACAGTGATGCAACTGCTGCTGCTACTACTGAGTTTGGTCCTCAGGTAAGAAGAGTGACGTTAGAGAAACAAAGCGAAATAAGGATCCAAGTGCCTCAGATTTCGCCTCTCAAAATCCGTGTGCTCTATGGAAACGTAGAGATCTTTGGCTCCGAGCTTCCACAAAACATCTGGCTCACGTTTCCTCCTCTCCAGAGATTCGCC GTCTTCACGTGGTATGGTGCAACACTCGAAATAGATGGTGTCACAAAGACTGACACAATATCAGATGAG ACACCTATGATAAGCTATCTTAATGTGCACAACTCTCTACAAATTCAAAGACATCGGGTTACGTCCTCAACAAGAGATTACGTTTCTTCACAG GGACCAAGGGTTATCATTGTAGGCGAAGACTCTGGGAAGAGCACATTAGCTAAGATGCTTCTTAGTTGGGCAGCAAAAGATGGTTGCAAACCGACCTTTGTTGATCTTAATGTCGGACAAAGCTCAATAACGATAACAGGAACTATTGCTGCTACCACTGTTGAAATGCCGGTGGATCCCGTTGAAGGACTTCCTCTTCATAAGGCCCTTGTGCACTATTTTGGTCACTCCACAGTGAT GAACAACATCAAGTTGTACAAATACCTTGTCGAAGAGCTTGCTCGAGAATTAGAAGAAGAGTTTGCTTTAAACGGAGAATCTCGACGTTCTGGTATGGTAATTGACACAATGGGATGGACCAATGGTCTTGGTTATGAG CTGCTTCTCCATGCAATAAGGACTTTTAATGCATCTGTGGTTATCGTCCTTGGCCAA GAAACAAAACTCACCAATGATCTGAACAAAGCTTTCAGATTCAAGAAGAATGTACAAATCTTGAATCTTGAGCGGTCATCTGGAGTTTTCCCCAGGAATTCTGATCTTCGCAAAACGTTGAGAAACAATAGCATTCAG AAGTATTTCAATGGAGCCAGAAACAATCTCACGGCCTACACCAAAACCGCCAAGTTCAGCGATATGCAAGTTTATCGAATCGGTGCCTTGATAGGGAAGTCAAGCTCTActaaacacaaagaaaattatGGTAACCCTTTGAAGATCACACCTGTGTTGATTGATAAAGATCTTGTGAATACAGTTCTGGCTATCTCATACGCCAAACATCCTGAGCATATTATCTCAAG CATTGTTGCTGGGTTTGTGTATATTACGGATGTTGATCTTGGTGAAGAGGAACTTACCTATCTCTCTCCATCCGTTGCTGAACTTCCTAGCAAGATATTCATCATGGGGACTTTGACATGGCAccaaacttga
- the LOC108850741 gene encoding F-box protein SKIP22-like, with amino-acid sequence MMKLILRRHKTRETLEFELAVTSNLHDLCLRISSSTPFSVHFSLNCNDKPSPKDTLRSLGYSLHLSAFTASSSPMGIEIVASAERKRLSELFLLKKVLLEKSGDTSEFTTLVTSVHAVMLESGFMLLNNHGRFDKFTFSNELFNVSLMYTLPELITKTSVEYVTVRFQRLNNTVVVYGSLGGGGCMVQRVNLNKNRFASVIDLVVDTLKFEKQSSCRSYREAFTFLKMVKDGLSIPLLMGLCDKYGLELPACLMRLPTELKMKILELVTGESVAKMACVCKELQCLASNNDLWKHKCLEEAKHFVANQSGTISWKAEFATFSKEQQKVRRVTSSSPGINAYSRAYRIGRLRELHRHRQR; translated from the coding sequence ATGATGAAGCTGATTTTGAGACGACACAAGACTAGGGAAACCCTAGAATTTGAATTGGCAGTTACAAGCAACCTCCACGATCTCTGCTTACGGATCAGTTCATCGACTCCTTTCTCCGTTCACTTTTCTCTTAATTGCAATGACAAGCCTTCTCCCAAGGATACGCTCCGATCTCTTGGCTATTCTCTACATCTATCTGCCTTTACTGCCTCCTCTTCTCCGATGGGTATTGAAATCGTTGCTTCTGCTGAACGCAAAAGGTTAAGCGAACTTTTCTTATTGAAAAAGGTATTACTCGAGAAATCTGGTGACACGAGTGAGTTCACTACCTTGGTTACTTCAGTTCATGCCGTTATGTTAGAATCTGGATTCATGTTGCTAAACAACCATGGCCGCTTTGATAAGTTTACCTTTTCTAATGAGTTGTTTAACGTATCCCTAATGTATACTCTCCCAGAACTAATCACCAAAACGTCCGTTGAGTATGTCACCGTTAGGTTTCAGAGATTGAACAATACGGTCGTGGTCTACGGATCGCTAGGAGGTGGTGGATGTATGGTGCAAAGGGTTAATCTCAATAAGAATAGGTTTGCATCGGTTATTGATTTGGTTGTGGATACTCTGAAGTTTGAGAAACAATCTTCTTGCAGAAGCTACCGTGAAGCGTTTACGTTTTTGAAGATGGTCAAAGACGGTCTTTCTATTCCCTTGTTGATGGGTCTTTGCGATAAGTATGGTTTGGAACTTCCGGCTTGCTTAATGCGTCTACCAACAGAACTAAAAATGAAGATACTTGAATTGGTTACTGGAGAAAGTGTTGCCAAAATGGCTTGCGTGTGTAAGGAGCTGCAGTGTTTGGCTTCGAACAATGACTTGTGGAAACATAAGTGCTTGGAAGAAGCCAAGCATTTTGTTGCGAATCAATCCGGTACTATTTCTTGGAAGGCAGAATTTGCTACTTTTTCGAAGGAACAGCAAAAAGTTAGAAGAGTGACTAGTAGTAGTCCTGGGATCAATGCATACTCTCGCGCTTACCGTATCGGTCGTCTTCGTGAGTTACATAGACATAGACAACGCTGA
- the LOC108851644 gene encoding uncharacterized protein LOC108851644, with the protein MSEEKVVAVIMVGGPTKGTRFRPLSFNTPKPLIPLAGQPMIHHPISACKKISNLAQIFLIGFYEEREFALYVSSISNELKIPVRYLKEDKPHGSAGALYYFRDRIMEEKPSHVFLLNCDVCCSFPLQDILDAHRRYSGIGTMLVIKVSAEAASQFGELIADPDTKELLHYTEKPETFVSDLINCGVYVFTSDIFKAIEGVYNQMRDTSSNYSHFQYATRSVPADFVRLDQDILSPLAGKKQLYTYENKDFWEQIKTPGKSLKCSDLYLSQFRETSPHLLASGDGTTNKKPMIVGDVYIHPSVKLHPTAKIGPNVSISANVRVGPGVRLINCIILDDVEIKDNAFVINSIIGWKSSIGRWSRVQASGDDNERLGVTILGEAVTVEDEVAVIGSIVLQNKTLNASVQDDIIL; encoded by the exons ATGTCGGAAGAGAAAGTCGTCGCCGTGATCATGGTCGGAGGACCGACCAAAG GAACACGTTTTCGCCCATTATCGTTCAATACGCCGAAGCCGCTGATCCCTTTGGCTGGCCAGCCAATGATTCATCATCCCATTTCTGCTTGCAAAAAG ATATCAAACCTGGCTCAGATTTTTCTGATAGGGTTTTACGAGGAAAGAGAGTTCGCTTTGTATGTTTCTTCCATTTCTAACGAGCTCAAAATCCCAGTTCG ATACTTGAAAGAAGATAAGCCTCATGGTTCTGCTGGTGCTCTTTATTACTTTCGCGATAGAATCATGGAAGAAAAACCG TCGCATGTTTTCCTCCTGAACTGTGATGTTTGCTGTTCTTTCCCTCTCCAAGACATTCTCG ATGCACATCGCCGATATAGTGGCATTGGAACTATGCTAGTAATCAAG GTTTCTGCGGAAGCAGCAAGCCAATTTGGAGAGTTGATAGCTGATCCCGATACTAAAGAACTCTTGCATTACACAGAGAAACCAGAAACTTTC GTGAGTGACTTGATCAACTGTGGTGTCTATGTGTTTACCTCAGATATCTTCAAAGCCATTGAAGGAGTATACAACCAAATGAGAGACACGT CTAGCAACTACAGCCACTTCCAGTATGCTACAAGGTCTGTTCCTGCAGATTTTGTGAGGTTAGATCAAGATATATTGTCACCACTTGCTGGAAAGAAGCAACTATACACATATGAGAATAAAGATTTTTGGGAACAGATCAAGACTCCAGG GAAGTCTTTGAAATGCTCGGACTTGTATCTCTCTCAGTTCCGCGAAACATCTCCTCATCTTTTGGCTTCGGGAGATGGTACTACTAATAAGAAACCGATGATAGTTGGTGATGTTTATATTCACCCATCCGTGAAACTACATCCAACCGCTAAG ATTGGTCCAAACGTGTCAATCTCAGCAAACGTTCGTGTTGGACCTGGTGTAAGGCTTATAAACTGCATAATCTTGGACGATGTTGAAATCAAG GACAATGCTTTTGTTATAAACTCGATCATTGGTTGGAAATCTTCTATAGGAAGATGGTCAAGGGTTCAAGCTAGTGGAGATGACAATGAGAGGCTTGGGGTTACCATTCTTG GTGAGGCTGTGACAGTAGAAGATGAAGTTGCAGTCATAGGAAGCATTGTTCTTCAGAATAAGACTCTCAATGCCAGTGTTCAAGACGATATAATCTTATGA
- the LOC108849349 gene encoding putative methylesterase 19, with protein sequence MVEIKLKSRILEYDKEKISLWLSLNRIILAVRSKKKKKKRMRFVLVHGVCHGAWTWYKVKPLLEAAGHSVTAVDLAASGISTVKVQEIQSLKDYAKPLLDLLSSFEGREKVTIVAHSMGGISAALAADIFPNKIAAIVFLTATMPDTKNPPTYPFQKLVPSRSTPVELSDTTFRSYATHDPPPLHTILFGPKFMAKKLYQLSPVEDLELAKLLVRENPALAIDNLAGTRAFSEKGYGSVTRVYIICGEDALIREEHQRLMINNYPPKEVIEIKDADHMPMFSKPKEVCACLLEIAEKYT encoded by the exons ATGGTAGAAATTAAACTCAAGTCTAGAATACTAGAATATGATAAAGAAAAAATCTCACTG tgGTTGTCACTTAATCGAATAATCCTTGCAGTccgtagcaaaaaaaaaaaaaaaaaaagaatgcggTTCGTGCTTGTCCATGGGGTTTGTCATGGCGCATGGACTTGGTACAAAGTAAAACCACTCCTCGAGGCAGCCGGTCACAGCGTGACTGCAGTGGATCTGGCAGCATCGGGTATAAGCACAGTCAAAGTCCAAGAGATTCAGAGTTTAAAAGATTACGCCAAACCGTTGCTTGATCTTTTGAGCTCGTTTGAGGGCAGAGAAAAAGTGACTATTGTTGCTCATAGCATGGGAGGCATATCGGCTGCTCTCGCTGCCGACATCTTCCCTAACAAGATCGCTGCTATTGTCTTCTTGACGGCTACCATGCCCGATACCAAGAACCCGCCTACTTACCCGTTCCAGAAG TTGGTCCCGAGTCGTTCGACACCAGTAGAGTTATCAGACACCACGTTTCGCAGCTACGCAACACATGATCCTCCTCCTCTACATACTATTCTTTTCGGACCAAAGTTCATGGCCAAGAAACTATATCAACTGTCTCCGGTCGAA GATCTTGAACTGGCGAAACTGTTGGTGAGGGAGAACCCGGCTTTGGCAATAGACAATCTTGCAGGAACAAGAGCTTTTAGTGAGAAGGGGTATGGATCGGTTACACGTGTGTATATCATATGTGGAGAGGATGCCTTAATACGTGAGGAGCATCAGCGATTGATGATCAACAACTATCCGCCAAAAGAAGTGATAGAGATTAAAGACGCAGATCATATGCCAATGTTCTCCAAACCTAAAGAAGTATGTGCTTGTCTACTGGAAATCGCAGAAAAATATACTTGA
- the LOC108849704 gene encoding putative F-box/LRR-repeat protein 23, protein MKNAKRVNWSELPSELIYTILLRLSVPDRLRNARSVCRSWRRVCQDPLMWRKIEMPDMGDYQEAMDYYDAAEAMCRRAVDLSQGGLVEINIEYFGSDSLLAYIADRSSNLKRLVLTECDHVTGMGILEAVLKLALLEHLELSDFYFMELDLESIGLSCPLLKTLKLNNVGYYYKEDECDDDALAIAGTMPGLHHLQLVGNMLTNAGLNAIVENCHHLKCLDLRNCGHVNLVPQ, encoded by the exons ATGAAAAACGCAAAACGTGTAAACTGGTCGGAGCTTCCATCGGAGCTGATATATACGATTCTTCTCCGTCTCAGCGTGCCTGATAGACTACGAAACGCTCGGAGCGTGTGCAGATCGTGGCGACGCGTCTGTCAAGACCCCTTGATGTGGCGAAAAATCGAGATGCCTGATATGGGAGACTACCAAGAAGCCATGGATTATTACGATGCGGCGGAGGCCATGTGCCGTCGCGCCGTTGATCTAAGCCAGGGCGGATTGGTAGAGATCAACATTGAGTACTTCGGCTCCGATTCTCTCCTCGCCTACATCGCCGACAG GTCAAGTAACCTGAAACGCCTTGTGCTTACTGAGTGCGATCACGTGACGGGTATGGGAATTTTGGAAGCAGTCTTGAAGCTCGCACTGCTCGAACACCTTGAGCTTTCGGACTTTTATTTTATGGAATTGGATTTGGAATCTATAGGCCTTTCTTGCCCGCTTCTCAAGACTCTGAAGCTAAACAATGTGGGTTACTACTACAAGGAGGACGAGTGTGATGATGATGCTTTGGCGATTGCTGGAACGATGCCCGGTCTTCACCACCTCCAGCTTGTTGGGAACATGTTAACAAACGCCGGCTTAAACGCCATCGTTGAGAATTGTCATCACCTCAAGTGCCTTGATTTACGCAATTGTGGCCACGTCAACCTTGTCCCCCAATGA
- the LOC108850743 gene encoding heat stress transcription factor A-4a-like gives MVHRIATGSNSFFTDLYEIVNDHSSDAIISWSNNSNSSFVVWDVEEFCKRILPKSVWFGRNFSEFVSELRYHRFQRIGRFEFGHENFARGRPWLLKRMVPSKTLDDEFRAKLKAKRDKAKAKKARAKVVRLLENLQI, from the coding sequence ATGGTTCACAGAATAGCAACGGGGTCGAATTCATTCTTCACCGACTTGTATGAAATTGTGAATGATCACTCGTCCGATGCAATCATCTCGTGGAGCAACAACAGCAACAGCAGTTTCGTCGTTTGGGATGTCGAAGAGTTCTGCAAAAGGATTCTGCCCAAATCTGTATGGTTCGGCAGGAATTTCTCGGAGTTTGTGTCGGAGCTTCGCTATCATCGGTTTCAAAGAATCGGTCGGTTCGAGTTTGGGCATGAAAACTTCGCCAGAGGTCGACCTTGGCTTTTGAAAAGGATGGTGCCGAGCAAAACCTTGGACGACGAGTTTCGTGCTAAACTCAAAGCGAAGAGAGACAAAGCCAAAGCAAAGAAAGCTAGAGCCAAAGTTGTTCGTCTCCTGGAGAATTTACAAATCTGA
- the LOC108848936 gene encoding protease Do-like 9, with protein sequence MKPSQKRARKHKTQPAENPTGEAKEASVTHLDESPSPEPPETTPSLNRGRAKKRRLRNNPSETTTEQQQQQRGGGVVSQRSSLPHHPHSDCNNNATTTVSPAAPSWENVVKVVPSMDAVVKVFCVHTDPNFSLPWQMKRQYSSGSSGFIIGGRRVLTNAHSVEHHTQVKLKKRGSDTKYLATVLAIGTECDIALLTVSDDEFWEGVSPVEFGDLPALQDAVTVVGYPIGGDTISVTSGVVSRMEILSYVHGSTELLGLQIDAAINSGNSGGPAFNDKGKCVGIAFQSLKHEDAENIGYVIPTPVIGHFIRDYEKHNKYTGFPVIGIEWQKMENPDLRKKMGMESNQKGVRIRRIEPTAPESQVLKPSDVILSFDGVDIANDGTVPFRHGERIGFSYLISQKYTGDSALVKILRNKEILEFNVKLAIHKKLIPAHISGKPPSYFIIAGFVFTTVSVPYLRSEYGKEYEFDAPVKLLKKHLHAMAQSVDEQLVVVSQVLVSDINIGYEEIVNTQVVAFNGKPVKNLKCLAEMVENCEDEYMEFNLDYHQIVVLQTKTAKEATLDILTTHCIPSAMSDDLKT encoded by the exons ATGAAACCTTCTCAAAAGAGAGCTCGCAAACACAAAACACAACCTGCGGAAAACCCCACCGGCGAAGCTAAAGAAGCTTCCGTCACACACCTGGACGAATCTCCGTCCCCTGAGCCTCCCGAAACCACCCCATCACTCAACCGCGGGAGAGCCAAAAAGCGCCGACTGAGAAACAACCCTTCCGAAACCACCACCGAGCAACAGCAGCAACAACGCGGCGGCGGCGTAGTCAGCCAGAGGTCGTCTCTTCCTCACCACCCCCACTCTGATTGCAACAACAATGCGACTACTACTGTTTCACCCGCCGCTCCGAGCTGGGAGAATGTGGTGAAGGTCGTGCCTTCGATGGACGCTGTGGTGAAAGTCTTCTGCGTCCACACCGATCCCAACTTCTCCCTCCCCTGGCAGATGAAACGTCAGTACAGCTCCGGTAGCAGCGGCTTCATCATCGGAGGGAGAAGGGTTCTGACGAACGCTCACTCCGTCGAGCATCATACTCAAGTCAAGCTCAAGAAGCGCGGCTCCGACACCAAGTATCTAGCCACGGTCTTAGCCATTGGCACCGAATGCGACATTG CTTTGTTGACGGTTAGTGACGATGAGTTTTGGGAAGGAGTCTCTCCCGTGGAGTTTGGAGACTTACCAGCTTTGCAAGACGCTGTAACCGTCGTCGGTTACCCCATCGGTGGAGACACGATCTCTGTCACTAGCGGGGTTGTTTCTAGGATGGAGATACTGTCTTACGTACACGGCTCCACGGAGCTTCTGGGGTTGCAGATCGACGCGGCGATAAACTCCGGGAACTCCGGCGGTCCTGCGTTCAACGACAAAGGGAAATGCGTGGGGATTGCGTTTCAGTCGTTGAAACACGAAGATGCTGAGAACATTGGTTACGTCATACCGACGCCTGTGATTGGACACTTCATTCGAGATTACGAGAAGCATAACAAGTACACGGGGTTTCCTGTGATTGGGATTGAGTGGCAGAAGATGGAGAATCCGGACTTGCGTAAGAAAATGGGAATGGAGTCGAATCAAAAGGGGGTGAGGATAAGGAGGATCGAGCCTACTGCTCCGGAGTCTCAGGTTTTGAAGCCTTCTGATGTCATCCTTAGCTTTGATGGAGTTGATATTGCTAATGATGGAACTG ttCCTTTTAGGCATGGAGAAAGAATTGGGTTTAGCTATCTTATATCACAAAAGTACACTGGAGATTCTGCTCTTGTGAAAATCTTGCGTAACAAAGAGATTCTTGAGTTCAACGTAAAGCTTGCAATCCACAAGAAGCTTATCCCTGCACACATAAGTGGCAAACCTCCTTCTTACTTCATTATTGCTGGATTTGTTTTTACTACTGTCTCTGTTCCATATCTTCGCTCTGAG TATGGAAAAGAATACGAGTTTGATGCACCTGTCAAGCTTCTGAAGAAACATCTTCATGCAATGGCTCAATCCGTGGACGAGCAACTTGTTGTAGTTTCACAG GTTCTTGTTTCTGACATTAACATCGGTTATGAGGAGATTGTCAATACCCAG GTTGTTGCTTTCAATGGCAAACCTGTGAAAAACTTGAAATGTTTGGCTGAGATGGTGGAGAATTGTGAAGATGAATACATGGAGTTTAATCTTGATTATCATCAG ATCGTTGTTCTGCAAACTAAGACTGCAAAAGAGGCAACTTTAGATATTCTGACCACACATTGCATACCTTCTGCTATGTCTGATGATCTCAAGACCTGA